The following proteins are encoded in a genomic region of Corylus avellana chromosome ca4, CavTom2PMs-1.0:
- the LOC132178336 gene encoding MDIS1-interacting receptor like kinase 2-like — translation MAKENGHEDMHTSFLVYKYPVQGRDQAFSSANQSHPTAKGMSVLPKQPLSNLLAPLRVLLSITIFISFSHVSSALASSSVTRRKEEAEALLRWKDSFENTTQMLLPSWTLLPSHNSCKWVGITCNEPGSVTHINITSSGLRGFLVADNFLSGYLPQNICANGALEQLVVHENNFYGPIPKSLENCTNLVRVQMHRNQLEGNMSKDFGIYPRLKYINLSYNKLYGELSNNWGQSKSLTSLRISNNIISDTIPHDLGKANKLEVLDLSENHLVGNIPKELGALNLLFLLKLNNNKLSGNIPTEVGRLSSLSQLNLAANNISGSIPKQLAQCSKLTDLNLSMNRFWGSITPQIANIRSLNNLDLSHNLLTGKLPWELGYLHYLALLNLSHNSLSASIPSTFNEMLSLTSVDISYNNLEGPLPNNKAFSRAQIAALEHNRGLYGNNTGIYCVSFKKVRKIDDEPRDAENENMFVIWSYDGKIAHQSIVEATEAFNSRYSIGEGGCGRVYRAELPNGQVVAMKKLHQSEDGIVANLKDFTSEITALTEVRHRNIVKLYEFCSHARYSYLVYEFLEGGSLRKILSSEVKAMELDWIRRVKVVRGVARALSFMHHDCSPPVIHRDISSNNILLDLDNEAHVSDFGTARILKPNSSNCTSYAGTSELAYTTEVNEKCDVYSFAMVALEVIMGRHPGSFISSISSSSSSSSSSSSSSIVSRQITLKEVLDQRLSPPRGRVTEEVLSIAKIAFACLNASQQSRPTMQQVFRSYGWTLPPIILSWLLASGPKAVLMALVLPLGQSVVSLAFEKLWGRKRSRPKRKSRMRRKPSASTVSSVETDAEEQDESRETRKGKMRYQSWVAGNDGPVSNGGQDAPNFGGWDDLDRSGFARRAYRMSGGSRQTTTEKGKLSRRERKSDTPLLLRLLIAVFPFLGSWTKML, via the exons ATGGCCAAGGAGAATGGTCATGAAGATATGCATACGAGTTTTCTTGTCTATAAGTACCCTGTGCAGGGCAGGGATCAAGCCTTTTCATCAGCAAACCAATCTCACCCCACAGCTAAAGGCATGTCAGTTTTGCCTAAGCAACCACTCTCTAACCTGCTCGCTCCTCTCAGGGTCTTGTTATCCATCACCATCTTCATCTCTTTTAGCCATGTTTCTTCTGCACTAGCTTCTTCCTCTGTGACtcggagaaaagaagaagcagagGCTCTTCTGAGATGGAAAGACAGTTTTGAGAATACAACTCAAATGCTCCTCCCTTCCTGGACCCTTCTTCCTTCCCACAATTCTTGCAAGTGGGTTGGAATCACATGCAATGAGCCTGGAAGTGTCACACATATAAACATCACAAGTAGTGGTTTGAGAG GTTTTCTAGTGGCTGATAACTTCTTGTCTGGCTATTTACCACAAAATATATGCGCCAATGGGGCGCTTGAACAATTGGTTGTACATGAAAACAACTTCTACGGTCCTATTCCAAAGAGTTTAGAAAATTGTACCAACTTGGTCAGAGTTCAAATGCACAGAAATCAGCTTGAAGGGAACATGTCGAAAGATTTCGGCATATATCCAAGACTGAAATACATCAATCTGAGTTATAACAAGCTTTATGGTGAACTTTCGAACAACTGGGGGCAATCCAAAAGCTTAACAAGCTTGAGGATCTCAAACAATATAATTTCAGATACAATACCGCATGATCTTGGTAAAGCAAATAAACTAGAAGTGCTTGACCTTTCCGAAAATCACCTAGTAGGAAACATTCCAAAGGAATTGGGGGCCTTGAATCTATTATTCCTTCTTAAActgaataataataaactttCAGGCAATATTCCCACAGAAGTTGGAAGGCTCTCCAGTCTTAGTCAACTTAACTTGGCAGCAAACAATATAAGTGGATCAATTCCCAAACAATTAGCACAGTGCTCAAAACTCACAGATTTGAATTTGAGCATGAACAGGTTTTGGGGAAGTATCACCCCACAGATTGCCAATATACGCAGTCTCAACAATCTTGATCTTAGCCACAATTTGCTCACAGGAAAGCTTCCATGGGAGCTTGGATATTTACACTACTTAGCATTGTTAAACCTGTCCCACAACTCCCTGTCTGCCTCGATCCCATCCACTTTTAATGAAATGTTAAGCTTGACATCTGTGGACATATCATACAATAATTTGGAGGGCCCTCTTCCTAACAACAAAGCTTTCAGCAGGGCACAAATAGCAGCACTAGAACATAACAGAGGCTTGTATGGCAACAACACTG GAATATACTGTGTCAGTTTCAAAAAAGTGAGAAAGATAGATGATGAGCCAAGGGAtgcagaaaatgaaaatatgtttgtGATATGGAGCTACGATGGGAAAATAGCACATCAAAGCATTGTTGAAGCGACAGAGGCATTCAACTCAAGATATAGCATTGGAGAGGGAGGATGTGGAAGAGTTTATAGAGCTGAGCTGCCAAACGGTCAAGTTGTTGCTATGAAGAAACTTCACCAATCAGAGGATGGCATAGTGGCTAACCTAAAAGACTTTACCAGTGAGATTACTGCTTTAACAGAAGTAAGACACCGGAATATTGTAAAGCTTTACGAGTTTTGTTCACATGCAAGATACTCATATTTGGTGTATGAGTTCTTAGAAGGGGGAAGCTTGAGAAAGATATTGAGCAGTGAGGTTAAGGCAATGGAATTGGACTGGATTAGGAGGGTGAAAGTTGTAAGAGGTGTTGCCAGAGCTTTATCCTTCATGCACCACGACTGCTCACCTCCTGTTATTCATCGAGACATATCAAGCAATAACATACTGCTGGATTTGGACAATGAAGCCCACGTCTCTGACTTCGGCACAGCAAGGATTTTAAAGCCTAACTCATCCAATTGCACATCATATGCAGGCACCTCAG AGCTTGCTTACACAACGGAAGTGAACGAGAAGTGCGATGTTTACAGCTTTGCGATGGTAGCATTGGAAGTGATAATGGGAAGGCATCCAGGCAGCTTCATCTCCTCCATATCGTCATCGTCATCGTCATcgtcatcgtcatcatcatcatcaatagtTTCCCGTCAAATCACACTGAAGGAAGTGTTAGACCAACGCCTCTCACCTCCAAGGGGTCGAGTAACCGAGGAAGTGCTCTCCATTGCAAAGATAGCATTTGCTTGCTTAAATGCCAGTCAGCAGTCCAGGCCGACAATGCAACAA GTGTTCAGATCCTATGGCTGGACACTTCCACCCATTATCTTATCTTGGCTGCTAGCTTCAGGCCCAAAAGCTGTTCTTATGGCATTAGTGCTTCCCCTTGGTCAGTCAGTCGTGTCTCTGGCATTTGAGAAGTTGTGGGGGAGGAAACGAAGCAGGCCAAAACGCAAGTCCAGGATGAGGAGGAAACCATCTGCCAGCACTGTGAGTAGTGTTGAAACTGATGCAGAAGAACAAGATGAAAGTCGAGAAACCAGAAAGGGAAAGATGAGATATCAATCGTGGGTAGCAGGAAATGATGGTCCGGTTTCTAATGGTGGCCAAGATGCACCAAATTTTGGTGGTTGGGATGACCTAGATAGATCTGGATTTGCACGGAGAGCATATCGAATGTCTGGAGGGTCACGGCAGACAACAACGGAGAAGGGAAAGTTGAGTCGCAGGGAGAGAAAAAGTGACACACCTCTGCTCTTGAGATTGTTGATTGCTGTTTTCCCATTTTTGGGTTCTTGGACTAAGATGCTGTAG